A region from the Pelagovum pacificum genome encodes:
- a CDS encoding DUF1127 domain-containing protein, giving the protein MATYTDTRGLAGNNLFARFNGFVSEFREHQARHQVYRQTLVELGQLTDRDLADLGVHRSQIRGIAREAAYGK; this is encoded by the coding sequence ATGGCCACCTATACCGACACCCGCGGCCTCGCCGGCAACAACCTTTTCGCCCGTTTCAACGGCTTCGTTTCCGAATTCCGGGAACACCAGGCCCGTCATCAGGTTTATCGTCAAACGCTGGTCGAACTCGGCCAGCTGACCGACCGCGATCTCGCCGACCTCGGCGTTCACCGGTCGCAAATCCGTGGCATCGCCCGTGAGGCCGCCTACGGCAAGTAA
- a CDS encoding division/cell wall cluster transcriptional repressor MraZ produces the protein MTQVKGFTGTHTLKVDTKGRVSVPAAFRRILAEADSTYTDGGSAKFFLAYGAHLKDRLEIYTVEEFARRIEQINGMAAGRNKTFMQEVLLSSSDEMEVDKDGRTILPKAHREKLGLDSGELLFKGMGDHIVVWAKDTYEATRGAKVAQMAAELGDDFDIMQLVGG, from the coding sequence GTGACTCAAGTCAAAGGCTTCACAGGCACTCACACCCTAAAGGTGGATACGAAGGGACGGGTTTCTGTCCCTGCCGCCTTCCGTCGCATCCTTGCTGAAGCTGACTCCACCTACACCGACGGCGGCTCTGCCAAGTTCTTCCTGGCCTATGGTGCACACCTTAAGGACCGGCTCGAGATCTATACTGTCGAGGAATTCGCCCGCCGGATCGAGCAGATCAACGGCATGGCGGCTGGCAGGAACAAGACATTCATGCAGGAAGTCCTGCTCTCTTCCAGCGACGAGATGGAAGTCGACAAGGACGGCCGCACGATTCTTCCCAAGGCCCACCGCGAGAAGCTGGGCCTCGACAGCGGTGAGCTGCTGTTCAAGGGGATGGGCGACCACATCGTCGTCTGGGCCAAGGACACCTACGAGGCCACGCGCGGCGCGAAGGTCGCGCAGATGGCGGCCGAGCTCGGCGACGATTTCGACATCATGCAGCTTGTCGGCGGGTAG
- the rsmH gene encoding 16S rRNA (cytosine(1402)-N(4))-methyltransferase RsmH produces the protein MSTAAAPHVPVLIRPLIEAVAPVSGTWLDGTFGAGGYTRALLDAGAENVIGIDRDPLAAEMAGWVADDPRIALIQDTFSNLDDHASELDGIVLDLGVSSMQLDQAERGFSFNTDGPLDMRMSQDGPSAADLVNDLDEGPIADILFHYGEERASRRIAKAIVRERPLSTTGQLTAIVEKCLPRPKPGQSHPATRTFQALRIAVNNEYGELAEGLMAAERALKPGGMLAVVTFHSIEDRMVKRFFQLRSGRTGGGSRHAPAVQEITPAFELVTRKAVGPDDRELAENPRSRSAKLRVGRRTDAPAEEIDRKLLGMPVVKGFVQ, from the coding sequence ATGAGTACGGCCGCAGCCCCCCACGTTCCCGTCCTGATCCGGCCGCTCATCGAAGCGGTCGCGCCTGTCTCCGGGACCTGGCTTGACGGGACGTTCGGGGCAGGGGGCTACACGCGTGCGCTACTGGACGCGGGTGCTGAAAACGTTATCGGGATCGACCGCGATCCGCTGGCCGCCGAGATGGCCGGCTGGGTCGCGGATGATCCGCGTATCGCCCTGATTCAAGACACTTTTTCCAACCTTGACGATCATGCGTCCGAGCTCGACGGAATCGTTCTCGACCTCGGTGTCAGCTCGATGCAACTCGACCAGGCGGAGCGTGGATTCTCCTTCAATACGGACGGGCCGCTCGACATGCGGATGAGCCAGGACGGGCCCTCTGCCGCCGATCTGGTCAATGATCTGGACGAGGGTCCGATTGCGGACATCCTTTTTCACTACGGGGAAGAGCGCGCCTCGCGTCGGATCGCCAAGGCCATCGTGCGGGAGCGCCCGCTATCCACAACCGGACAGCTGACCGCCATCGTCGAGAAATGCCTGCCGCGCCCGAAGCCGGGGCAAAGCCACCCCGCGACGCGGACGTTCCAGGCGCTGCGGATCGCGGTGAACAATGAATACGGAGAGCTCGCCGAGGGTCTGATGGCGGCGGAACGTGCGCTGAAGCCGGGGGGCATGCTGGCCGTCGTGACGTTCCATTCCATCGAGGACCGCATGGTGAAGCGATTCTTCCAGCTTCGGTCGGGTCGGACGGGCGGCGGCAGCCGTCACGCGCCCGCCGTGCAGGAGATCACGCCCGCGTTCGAGCTGGTGACGCGCAAGGCCGTCGGACCGGACGACCGCGAACTGGCGGAGAACCCGCGGTCGCGGTCGGCGAAGCTGCGGGTCGGGCGTCGCACCGACGCGCCCGCCGAAGAGATCGACAGAAAGCTTCTCGGGATGCCCGTCGTGAAGGGATTCGTTCAATGA
- a CDS encoding Mrp/NBP35 family ATP-binding protein yields MAKEAVLEALERIGLPDGGTLVSRDMVRALAVEGGAVRFVIEAPTPDMARAMEPVRAAAERVVKELDWVTSVSVVLTAHGPKEAPPEPAPSLKVGRHPTKSDGPAKVAGVDRIIAVGSGKGGVGKSTVATNLAVAMAREGRRVGLLDADIYGPSVPRMMGLETRPASPDGEHIEPLRAHGVTFMSIGLMLEEGKPVIWRGPMLMGALQQLLGQTNWGELDTLIVDLPPGTGDVQLSLCQKFTISGAVVVSTPQDVALLDARKALAMFETLKTPVLGLIENMSTYICPNCGHEAHLFGHGGVATEAEKLSLPFLASLPIDLDTRLGGDGGVPVAAGDGPMAENYRRLARRFIDGGMG; encoded by the coding sequence ATGGCAAAAGAAGCTGTGCTCGAGGCACTGGAAAGAATCGGACTGCCGGACGGGGGCACGCTGGTCAGCCGGGACATGGTTCGCGCGCTCGCGGTCGAGGGTGGCGCGGTCAGATTCGTCATCGAAGCCCCGACGCCGGACATGGCCCGCGCGATGGAGCCGGTCCGCGCGGCGGCGGAACGTGTGGTGAAGGAGCTCGACTGGGTAACGTCGGTCTCCGTCGTGCTGACGGCGCACGGGCCGAAGGAAGCGCCGCCGGAGCCGGCGCCGTCACTGAAGGTCGGCCGGCACCCGACGAAGTCCGACGGGCCGGCGAAGGTCGCGGGGGTCGATCGCATCATCGCGGTCGGCTCCGGCAAGGGCGGCGTGGGCAAGTCGACCGTGGCGACGAACCTCGCGGTCGCGATGGCGCGGGAAGGGCGGCGGGTCGGGCTGCTCGACGCAGATATATACGGACCCTCCGTTCCCCGGATGATGGGGCTCGAGACCCGGCCGGCCTCTCCGGACGGCGAACATATCGAGCCTTTGCGGGCGCACGGTGTCACGTTCATGTCCATCGGGCTGATGCTCGAGGAGGGCAAACCGGTGATCTGGCGCGGTCCGATGCTGATGGGCGCGCTGCAACAGCTGCTCGGCCAGACGAACTGGGGCGAGCTCGACACGCTGATCGTCGACCTGCCTCCGGGGACGGGGGACGTGCAGCTGTCGCTCTGCCAGAAGTTCACCATCTCGGGCGCGGTGGTCGTCTCGACGCCGCAGGACGTCGCACTGTTGGATGCGCGCAAGGCGCTGGCGATGTTCGAAACGCTCAAGACGCCGGTCCTCGGCCTGATCGAGAACATGAGCACATATATATGTCCCAACTGCGGGCACGAGGCGCACCTCTTCGGTCATGGCGGCGTTGCGACGGAGGCGGAGAAGCTGTCGCTGCCGTTCCTGGCGTCGCTGCCGATCGACCTCGACACGCGACTCGGCGGTGACGGCGGCGTGCCGGTCGCGGCGGGCGACGGCCCGATGGCGGAGAACTACCGGCGGCTGGCGCGGCGTTTCATCGACGGCGGCATGGGGTAG
- the ftsL gene encoding cell division protein FtsL yields the protein MRMMLYLVTALGVIALAFWAYDQNYRTQAAIRDVRELHREIGTAHERLNVLKAEWAYLNRPDRLRDLTELNYSRLELLPLMPDGFGRIDEVNFPIPPLSPILDPVEIASQNADGEEFP from the coding sequence ATGAGGATGATGCTTTACCTCGTCACCGCGCTTGGCGTGATCGCGCTGGCCTTCTGGGCCTACGACCAGAACTACCGCACGCAGGCGGCGATCCGCGACGTGCGCGAGCTGCACCGCGAGATCGGCACCGCGCATGAACGGCTGAACGTGCTGAAGGCGGAGTGGGCCTATCTCAACCGCCCCGACCGGCTGCGCGACCTGACCGAGCTGAACTACTCCCGACTGGAGTTGCTGCCGCTGATGCCCGACGGGTTCGGCCGCATCGACGAGGTCAACTTCCCGATTCCGCCGCTGAGCCCGATCCTCGACCCGGTCGAGATCGCCTCGCAGAACGCAGACGGGGAGGAATTCCCATGA